The sequence GGTGTCACGCGGATCACGCCCAGGACCGCGGTGTCGGGCTCGTGATCGGCGGCGCCGTGCGGCGCCTCCGCACTCACCGGGGAAGCTCGGCTGTAGCCGGAGATCACCGCATCGTCGAACGTCGGTATCTCACCGCTGCGGGAGCGTGGCCGCCGAGCCGCGTGCGGGTCCGGCAAGCGCCCGGCGACGACGTCGTTCAACTTCACCATCGCCGCAACGGTGGCCGGCGTCGCCAGCACGCCCCACCAGCTCACCAGGTCGGCGAAGGCCAGCAGCATCGCCAGGACGATCGAGCCTTCGAAGAACAGCGCGCAGAGCAGCTTGCCCGGCGCGAGATGCCGCAACCGCAGCACTCGTGCGTACAGCGGCCGCACCGCGTCGTGCGGAGCTGGTTCGGACCGCTCTCGGAGCGCCGCGAGTAACCGCGCCGTCACCGGACTTCCCGGGCCGAGACGATCGCGAGCACCGCCCGCTCCAACGCGTAGTCGCGGTCGTCCGCACCACCTTTGACGTCCCCGTTGGCGACGGCCGCCGCGCGGGCGGCGGTAGCCAGCCCGGCCTGGGACCATCCGCGGCCCTGCCGCTGTGCCCGCTCGACCTTCCACGGCGGCATGCCCAGCGTGCTGGCCAGCTGATAGGCACTCCCCCGCGCCCCGGCGACCCGCGCGACGCTCCGGACGCCGTCCGCCAGCGCGTCCGCGATCGGCACCGGATCGACGCCGATCGCCCGCGCCCACCGCAAGGCTTCGAGCGCCCCGGCGGTGTCGCCGACCATCGCCGCGTCGGCGACCGTGTAACCGCTGACGTCCGCACGCCCGCGGTGGTACTGCCGCACCGTGTCCAGATCGACCCGGCCGCCGGTGTCGGCGACCAACTGGCTGCACACCGACGCCAATTCGCGCAGGTCGGAGCCGACCGATTCGAGGATCAGCGCCGCGACTTCCTCGCTGGCCTTACCGCCGGACCGGCGGACCTCGTCGCGCACGAACGCGATCTTGTCGCGATGCTTCGTGATCTTGGCGACGCTGGTCGTGACCGCGCCCGCCTTCTTCAGCCCGTCCGCGAGCGCCTTGCCCCGGGCCTGCCCGAGGTGGGTGACGACCAGCACGATGCCGCTGCTGGGGTCGGCCGCGAGCGCGGTCGCGTGCTGCAGCAGCGCG is a genomic window of Cryptosporangium minutisporangium containing:
- the holA gene encoding DNA polymerase III subunit delta, with the protein product MPGSAAPSPPATLAPLHLVLGDESFLAGRVVADVVATARAADPECDVRELDLSQLTPGALFELFSPSLFAEARVLIARDAHTAGKDLAAALLQHATALAADPSSGIVLVVTHLGQARGKALADGLKKAGAVTTSVAKITKHRDKIAFVRDEVRRSGGKASEEVAALILESVGSDLRELASVCSQLVADTGGRVDLDTVRQYHRGRADVSGYTVADAAMVGDTAGALEALRWARAIGVDPVPIADALADGVRSVARVAGARGSAYQLASTLGMPPWKVERAQRQGRGWSQAGLATAARAAAVANGDVKGGADDRDYALERAVLAIVSAREVR